ATCTTCATCGCCCGGCTGCAAGCCGGAGCCTTCGATATGCCGTGTGCGTGGATATTTATAAATCTCGCTCATCCCTGCCCCATCTTTGCCACGATCAGGATATGGTTCAGAACATAACTCACGTTCACATGCAGCGCCCCTTGCTCTGTCAACAGCGCCCTCAACGTGCGCTCGTCAAACAGATGAATATGCTCAGGGTTATGGTCTTCTTTGGATGGTATTGAGCAGATAAGACACCTGCTTGCCACCCGGCAGACTTCCGCCAGCGCCTTTGTAGTATCGGGGATATGCTCCAGCACCTCCAGCATCGTAACCACATCAAAGCTGCGATCAGCAAACGCCAGCGAAGTGACATCCATCTTCAACGCCGTAAGCTGCGTCATACCGCCAGCATGTACCGCTTGCATATCCGCCACACGATAATCAAGCAGATCAAGCGCCGTGACGGGCAGATCGGGAAATTCGGTGAGCAGCGGCCAGAGAAACGCGCCCCTGCCGCTGCCAATGTCAAGCAGGTTACACGGCTGAAGACCCTTTAGAACACCCAGCGCCTTCCTGACACGCGGCAGTTCCATCGTTCGCTTAAACCGATGCAAGCGGAGTCCCTGGCTAATGCCAAATTGAATAACCTGCTCCAGCGCCTCATCAGAAAGGTCATTGAGCGGTTGAGCAAACAATGGCCTATGCTGCTCCGCTAGAGGGGTATGCAGCAGCTTTCCGCGCACAAAGGCAGCCGCAAGCCGTGAATAATAAGCTGGGGCGCTGCTCATGGGTGCCAGGCCTCATCCTTTGGGAAATCGGCTGAAGTATAGCACATGGGGCCGCAAAGCAGATGATTACACGATCCAGTCGCGGCGCTCAGCGAAGGCATACAGCGCCCGCTCCTGGGAGGGTGCTTCTACCGCGCCCGTACAGACGGCGCGAACCGTTCGCAGGGCTTCTGCCGGGCTGGCGCCGCTGCGAATGAGATAAGCGGTCAGGACGGTTCCGGTGCGCCCCTGGCCCATCAGGCAATGGACCACTACTGCGCGGCCAAGCGCGTGCTGCTCATCAATAAACTCAAGGGCGCGCACGAGTTGTGCTGTCGTTGGAGGGGTCAGGTCTGGCACAGGCAGATGTAATACGGCCAGATCATGCCGCGCCAGAGCTTCAGCGTTCAGTTGCGTTTCAGTAAGCGAGAGGACCGCGCCGATACCTTGCTGATTCAGCCAGAGCAGATCATCATCCAGCCTATCGGCTTCTTCAGAGTGGGCATCTTTTTCGCGCGCGAAAGGATTACCTCCACCTCTGCCGCCTGGACGTGGGCAGCCTGCCAGCAAGCCCTCAATCAACCAGTAAAAACCGCGCATAACCTTCTCGCTATCCTCCTTCGCCTTTCTTGCGTCCTTCTTGCTTGAAGTGTACCATCTGGCGCTGATTGGCAAATCAGTCTTCCAGCCAGGTTTGTGCTTTTCTCCGCCTGCCCAAAGGTCTAGGTAGCTCACTCAACAGAAGGGGGATGTGGCCGCGCTC
The sequence above is drawn from the Ktedonobacterales bacterium genome and encodes:
- a CDS encoding dual specificity protein phosphatase family protein — protein: MRGFYWLIEGLLAGCPRPGGRGGGNPFAREKDAHSEEADRLDDDLLWLNQQGIGAVLSLTETQLNAEALARHDLAVLHLPVPDLTPPTTAQLVRALEFIDEQHALGRAVVVHCLMGQGRTGTVLTAYLIRSGASPAEALRTVRAVCTGAVEAPSQERALYAFAERRDWIV
- a CDS encoding class I SAM-dependent methyltransferase, which produces MSSAPAYYSRLAAAFVRGKLLHTPLAEQHRPLFAQPLNDLSDEALEQVIQFGISQGLRLHRFKRTMELPRVRKALGVLKGLQPCNLLDIGSGRGAFLWPLLTEFPDLPVTALDLLDYRVADMQAVHAGGMTQLTALKMDVTSLAFADRSFDVVTMLEVLEHIPDTTKALAEVCRVASRCLICSIPSKEDHNPEHIHLFDERTLRALLTEQGALHVNVSYVLNHILIVAKMGQG